The window TGGTGTCCGGCGTCACTATTTCCCAGACCCGCGTACCATACCAATCAACTACACGCACTACCAGTGAAATCTTCCGTCATAGGAAACTCTCTCTACACACACGGGTGATTGTGCGCGGTTACTCTGGTCAACGATCTGCTCCGACGCGGCTACCTGAGGCGCTGTGGAACCGACCGGCCCTACTACGGGCAACAGGGGGACGACTATGACGATCACTGAAGCCGGAAGCCCCCGCCTGCTGCTGCCTGGCATGGCCAACTTCCAGCCGGGCGTGGAGCGGTACCGGGTGAACGGCGGGGCCGTAACCGCTGTGCTCCTCGGAGCCGGTGACCGCCTCGAGGTCATCGACCCCGAGGGCTGCCAGCCGGTCGAGGTGGCGGCCTTCGACCGCGACGGCCGGTCCGACCCTGGGCTCCTGGGCGAACCGTCGGGTGCCCCGGCCACCGGCATCGCCGCGATCCTGGCAGCCGACCAGCACGACGCACGCCGGGTCGCCGATGCCCTGGCAGACAAGGGCATCGACCTCGGCGCAGCGACCGCCGTCCACCTGTTCGCCCCTGACTCGCCGGCCGACGAAACGGCATGGCTGACCGCGTCGGCCGACGTGGTCTGCGTCATCGGCGTGACCGGCGGCGACATGTCCCCCGAGGACCAGAACACCCCCACCGACATCGTCGCCTTCATCCACCGGACCGCGCCTCCGGCCCCCGGCCTCGAGATTCTCCCCACCCCGCTGGCCGACCAGAACCAAGACGTCCGCATCCGGGCCGCCACGGCACGGGCCTACGAGGTGAAGGCCGGCGAGTTCATCCAGGTCATCGACGTGGAGGGCAGGGAATGCTCTGACTTCCAGTGCTTCGACGCCGCCCGGCTGGATGGCGGCGTGGAGGCGGCGCTGGACGCAACCATCACCCGCAGCCTCATGGGTGCCAGCTACCCGATGCCCGGCCTCTATTCCAAGTACTTCACGCACGATTTCCAGCCGATGGTGGAGATCATCCACGACACCGTGGGCCGCCACGACACCTTCAACACGGCCTGCAACGCCAAGTACTACGAGGACATGGGCTACCCGGGTCACATCAACTGCAGCGACAACTTCAATGCCGTCCTGGCCCCCTACAGCATCGCCCCCCGCCGCGGTTGGGGAGCCATCAACTTCTTCTACAACACCAACCTGGACGACGCGAACCAGCTGTTCTTCGAGGAGCCGTGGTCTCGTCCCGGCGACTACGTCCTACTCGAGGCGCTGACTGACCTGGTCTGCGTATCGTCGGCCTGCCCGTGCGACATCGACGCCGCCAACGGCTGGCAACCCACCGACATCCATGTCCGCGTCTACCCGGCGACCAACACCTTCAAGAAAGCGACGGCCTTTCGTATGTCTACCGATGCCGACCCCGAGTTGACCAAGGAGACCGGCTTCCACTCCCGGACCTCCGCGCTGACCCGGAACTTCACCGAGTACAACGGCTACTGGCTGGCCAACAGCTACACCAACCACGGACCGATAGAGGAGTACTGGGCCACCCGGGAGAAGGCCGGGATCATCGACCTCTCGCCACTGCGCAAGTTCGAGGTCGTCGGCCCGGACGCCGAGCTGCTGCTCCAGACCTGCGTGACGCGCAACATCCGGAAGCTGGCCGTCTGGCAGGTCGTCTACACGGCCATGTGCTACGACACCGGCGGCATGATCGACGATGGGACGGTGTTCCGCCTCGGTCCCGACAACTTCCGGTGGATCGGCGGCTCGGACGCCAGCGGCCTGTGGCTGCGCAAGCAGGCGAAGGAACTCGGCCTCCACGCCTGGGTTCGGGACTCCACCGACCAGCTCCACAACGTGCAGGTCCAGGGACCTCTCAGCCGGGAGATCCTCTCCGAGGTCGTCTGGACTCGACCCGACCAGTCCACCGTCGAGGAGCTGGGCTGGTTCCGGTTCTCGGTGGGTCGGATCGGCCACGCCGACGGAATACCGATCGTCCTGTCGCGCACCGGCTACACCGGTGAGCTGGGTTTCGAGGTGTTCTGCCACCCGAAGATGGCCCCCGAGGTGTGGGACGCCATCTGGGAGGCCGGCGAGCCGAAGGGCCTCTTGCCGCTCGGCTTCGAGGCGCTGGACATGCTGCGCGTCGAAGCCGGTCTCATCTACTCCGGCGCCGAATTCTGCGACCAGACCAACCCGTTCGAGGCAGGCATCGGCTTCACCGTGCCGCTCAAGACCAAGGAGGACGACTTCATCGGTCGCGATGCCCTGGTCCGGGGCAAGGAACACCCGCAGCGCATGCTGGTCGGCCTGGACCTCGTCGGCGACGACCTCGTCGGCACAGGTGACCCGGTCATGGTGGGTCGACAGCAGGTGGGCACCATCACCAGCGGATCCCGATCGCCGATCCTGGGCAAGAACATCGCCCTGTGCCGGATGGCCGTGGAGCACGCTGAGATCGGCACCGACGTGGAGGTCGGGAAGATGGACGGCCACCAGAAGCGCCTCCCGGCCACCGTGGTGCGGTTCCCGCACTACGACCCGGACAAGGAGCGGGTGAAGAGCTAGTCCACAGGACTGGCCCATGGGACTCAAGGGGACTCAACGGGCAGACGCCGCCCGGAACAGGCCCCGGTCGACCTCTGTTGGCCACGGTTGGTCGAGCAGCATCCCTGCAGCCAACTCGCCGAGGGCCGGTGCGCACTTGGCGGCGTAGCCGTTGCCCCCGATGCAACACGCGATCCGCCCGGCACCGGCGTCGACCCAGTCGATGGCCGGGTGGCCGCTGGGCGTGTAGGTGGTGACGCACGAGCCCGTCCACCGGGCGAGGTCGGCGAGGTCGGGTATCAGGCCCGCCAGGATCCCTTCCAGCCGGTCGGCTACTACAGGATCACCATCGGTCCGGAACCACGCGGTTAGCCGATCGGACGCCACCCGTACGTGGTTGTCCTGCGGAGTGCCGATCTTGAACACCGTCCTGCCCTGCGGGTCGACCACCGGCGGTGTCAGGTAGAGGTCGTCGAGCGGATCCGGGAACTTGGCGATGATGCTGGGCATCCCGGACAGCCGGTCTGCCTCGTCATCGGGGAGCTCGACGTACAGCTGGGTGTGGAGGGCGTACTCGAGGTCCAACCCGGCAACCGGCGTGTCACCGTGGCCCGAGAAGGCACCTGTGGCCAGCAGTACCCGGTCGGCGGTCACCGTTCCCAGGTCGGTCCCGACCTCGACGGCGTGGCCCGATCCGACGACGGACCCGACGAGGGCGTCGACCACCGTCGCCCCGGCGTCGGCGGCGGCCAGCACCTCGGCCCGGACGTGGGCCCGTGGGTCCACGTAGCCGGCGGGCGATGGCTCGTACAGGGTGTCGAGGCCTTCCGGTAGGGACAGGTAGGGCATGGACCCGACGGTGTCGGTCGCGCTCCGACGGAGGCACCCCAGGTCGAACCGCTCGTCGGCGACGACCAGCAGGTCGATGCCCGCAGCGTCCTCGACCCACAGGTGGCCCGTCCCGACGGTGCACCGGATGCCGGTGCGGACGGCCAGCGCTTCGAACTGGGGCACCGACCGGTGGGCCAGCCAGGCCCTGACCGGGTCGGGGTCGATCGTCCGGCTAACCCGGGCGATGTCGTGGTGGCTGGCGAAGACGCCGGTGTGGGTGCGATGGTCCGTCGGCTCGCGCTGGCCGATCAGGACCACGTCGCAGCCCGCGTCAGCCAGGTGCCTGGCCGTGGAACTACCGAGCATGCCGCCACCTACGACGGCTACGTCATACCGGTGATTATCCATCAGGTAGCGATGCCCCGTCTGGTGTCGCCGGAAAACCGGTGACGCCCGGAGATGAGGACGATCAGTCGTCGCCGGGCGGCCTGACCTCGGCGAACATGTTCCAGATGAGGAAGACGACGGCCACGGTCGCAGCCAGGGCGCCGGTGAGGAGCCCGAGGCTCCAGATGACCTCGTCGCTGGCGAACCACTCCCGCCACAGTACGGCGGCCGAGAAGCCGGCGGCGAACCACGCCAGGCGGTTGCCGAAGCGGATCATCACGATCGTCACCACGGCCATGAGGACGACAAACTGCCCCTCGCCCACCTGGATTCCCCGCAGCGTGCGTCCGTCGTCGACGGTCCAGGGCAGTAGCGACGAGAAAACGATGACGGCGGCGGCGACCTCCGAAACTCGGAGGCGCACCGCCGCCGTCATCTGACTACTACTCGACGGGGATCAGCAGCAGGTACCGCCACCACCGACGACGTTGACCGCGATGATGACGAACACGATGCAGAGGACTGACGCGATCAGCATCCCACGCTCATAACTCTTCTTATGGGTGTGGATCTCCTGAAACTCGATCTGCTTGCCGGCCATCTCACTCACCTCCCATCGGTGCAGTCGGTGCAGCATCCCGGGCGGCCAGACGAG of the Acidimicrobiales bacterium genome contains:
- a CDS encoding aminomethyltransferase family protein; protein product: MTITEAGSPRLLLPGMANFQPGVERYRVNGGAVTAVLLGAGDRLEVIDPEGCQPVEVAAFDRDGRSDPGLLGEPSGAPATGIAAILAADQHDARRVADALADKGIDLGAATAVHLFAPDSPADETAWLTASADVVCVIGVTGGDMSPEDQNTPTDIVAFIHRTAPPAPGLEILPTPLADQNQDVRIRAATARAYEVKAGEFIQVIDVEGRECSDFQCFDAARLDGGVEAALDATITRSLMGASYPMPGLYSKYFTHDFQPMVEIIHDTVGRHDTFNTACNAKYYEDMGYPGHINCSDNFNAVLAPYSIAPRRGWGAINFFYNTNLDDANQLFFEEPWSRPGDYVLLEALTDLVCVSSACPCDIDAANGWQPTDIHVRVYPATNTFKKATAFRMSTDADPELTKETGFHSRTSALTRNFTEYNGYWLANSYTNHGPIEEYWATREKAGIIDLSPLRKFEVVGPDAELLLQTCVTRNIRKLAVWQVVYTAMCYDTGGMIDDGTVFRLGPDNFRWIGGSDASGLWLRKQAKELGLHAWVRDSTDQLHNVQVQGPLSREILSEVVWTRPDQSTVEELGWFRFSVGRIGHADGIPIVLSRTGYTGELGFEVFCHPKMAPEVWDAIWEAGEPKGLLPLGFEALDMLRVEAGLIYSGAEFCDQTNPFEAGIGFTVPLKTKEDDFIGRDALVRGKEHPQRMLVGLDLVGDDLVGTGDPVMVGRQQVGTITSGSRSPILGKNIALCRMAVEHAEIGTDVEVGKMDGHQKRLPATVVRFPHYDPDKERVKS
- a CDS encoding FAD-binding oxidoreductase; this encodes MDNHRYDVAVVGGGMLGSSTARHLADAGCDVVLIGQREPTDHRTHTGVFASHHDIARVSRTIDPDPVRAWLAHRSVPQFEALAVRTGIRCTVGTGHLWVEDAAGIDLLVVADERFDLGCLRRSATDTVGSMPYLSLPEGLDTLYEPSPAGYVDPRAHVRAEVLAAADAGATVVDALVGSVVGSGHAVEVGTDLGTVTADRVLLATGAFSGHGDTPVAGLDLEYALHTQLYVELPDDEADRLSGMPSIIAKFPDPLDDLYLTPPVVDPQGRTVFKIGTPQDNHVRVASDRLTAWFRTDGDPVVADRLEGILAGLIPDLADLARWTGSCVTTYTPSGHPAIDWVDAGAGRIACCIGGNGYAAKCAPALGELAAGMLLDQPWPTEVDRGLFRAASAR